The nucleotide sequence ATTGGTATCGGTGTTagcgatgatgatgatgataatccattgattgatgacgatgatgacaACAACCTTGGAGAGGTGAGAGGAACTAAACGAAGAGCTAGCTCTGCAATCAACCCATTAGTTAGACGTCCTATTCGAAGATAGGTTTCATGCATTTCTATAAAGTATATATATCATTTCTAATACAACTTCAATTCTCCTGTTATCTGATCTAGAACTTTTTTCGGTGCTGGGCCTAGACCCAAAACAGTCGCACTTCCAGCGGCTATTTGCGTTCTTCCAGCATCGTGTATTATACATGCGTTGATTCCCAAACTGATTGCTTGTGCATAAAGCATATCcatttcttcttgatttGGTACTTGTAGGGTTATTTTTGCTTGCCCATTGCCATATTCCCATCTCCTTACCATTTGGGGATTGTAAGCATCAGAATTTGGATTGGTGATTTTCTTATACAATGATAACGTAGCATGGGAACATTGAGCTGCAGCCTTCCCTTTGCCCATTTTGAGATCTTGCCTTACCACAAGAGTCATCCTGACCTCTCCAGGAATATCATTCAAGGCCAATGAGTTAATATCTAaatcttcctcttctttttcatcttcttcatcagtttcGTCTTGGTGACGTCTTGCAGCGAGATCAAAGGATTGCGGCCACTTACTTGCTCGAGAACTAGAGCTTTGAAAAAACTGGCTGGTGTAAAATCCCGTTACAAAAGACAAGACACTAATGGATAGTATCGCTATACCAAAGTTGGACATGCTTGTATCTTATTGAGTTTCTTTGCGTGTGATCATCGAAAAGTTccttgtttaattttttttttcgtcTCTTTTCGCGATTTTGTGTCGAttcttgaattgattgTCAACATTGCAAGCTTCTTCAACCCTTCGAAGAGGAATTCTGCAATCAACTCAAAAGTTTTTCTAAACTGCTTGTCATCCTAAGCTAGAACCTTCATTTTCAGTTTCCTcttctttccttttttttcaattttattcGAATATTTTCTCCAGTTTTGAACCCTTGAGTCTCGTGTCAGTTCCCACTCACTTTCcatccttcttttcaattccttttcCTCTCTCATTTGCTTCAGCATTTGGTTCTTCCTCGTTTCCTCACTAACTTTTGCCAACTTCTCTAACTCCAAATGAGCCAGTTcgttttcaataatttcattCACTTGAGATCTAATTCTAATATTTGCTGGATCATTGAAGCTCAGTGGTGTATCATCAGATTGGAATGTGACGTAAATTGACATCAACCTTTGCTTTTCCTTGAATGCCTGTTCGTCCTTGTTTATCGTGCCAAGAACGTTCCGAGCCCTTTTAAGTCTATCAAATGCATCTGAAGCACGAGGATGATCTGTCTTATCTGGATGTATCAACAATGACTTTTTTCGATATATCTTTGTAATCAATTGCGgaatatcatcaaaaggAGTCGTCAATGGATTGATTTCGGTGATTGCGAAGAAATCCTGCTCATTGCAATCAAGTATTCTGTCAATTTCCTTATTCCTGTTGAGTGCGGACTCTTCGATTGAAAGTATTCTCTCGAGATCATCAGACATTGTTTGAACGTAGTAGGACGAGCATAAGCATAAATCTGGAGAagattcattttcaatacaatgattaattttttttttttcgcCTATTTGCATCAATAATCCTGAACTCTATGAACCAGTTGTGCAAACGCTTGATAAGAAATATGAGCTGGAGACCGAGATATTTCGATATAGGTGTGAACTTCTCAGATCCCATGTTTCAAGGGTGTTATAATGGGTCAACCAATCCGAAACATCCATgtgatattgaagatgtaaTCAGCAGGGCCCATTTGTTCAATGTGGATCGAATGTTGATTACAGCTTCCACCATTAAAGAGAGTCGGGACCATTTTAGATTGTGTGAAAAGTATCGAAATCAATTTAACTCAACTGCAGGTGTCCATCCATGCTCAGTTGCTAGTGAATTTTACGTGAAAGAAGGAGATAGTTATACAGAGGAGTTGCGAtctgatgttgatgagaAGCTCGCGGAGTTAAGAAGGATCCTCGTTGACGGATACCAACTGGGCAATGTGAAAGCATTCGGAGAGATTGGATTAGATTATGACAGACTACATTATTCTAGTAAGcgtcaacaacttcataTGTTTAAACGTCAATTGGACATACTACATGAACTTGACTTCAATCTTCCGTTATTTCTACACATGAGGGCTGCATGCGATGATTTTATACAAATTATCAAACCTTACATAGATGACGGTACTGTCAAAAATGGTGTGGTGCATTCATTCACTGGGACAGAAGAAGAGTTGAATAAATTGCTTGACCTTGGTTTCTACATAGGTCTTAATGGATGTTCATTAAAAACTGAAGAAAACTTGGACGTCGCATCAAAAATACCGGTTCAGAAACTTATGATTGAAACTGATGCACCATGGTGTGAAATTAGAAAAAGTCATGCTAGTTATAAATTAATTTCTCCGTATCCAAATAAATTTTACCCGGAAATTGAGACGGGGCAATTGAATGAAGCCAAATCCCAGTTTAAGCTAGATGATAACTTGCCCTTTCCTGCTATCAAAAAGGAGCATTATACAAAACATGCGGATTTCGTTcagaaaagaattgaagattATCGAGATGATACTTCAACTGAGACTAGAATTGGTTTACTTAGCAAACCAATGATCAAATCTCGCAATGAACCAGTTCAAGTCGGTCATGTGGCTGAAGTTCTCTGTAAGTTACGTGGAATTACTGATGATTCAGCTATAGAAAATTTTATAGATACAGTTTTTGACAACTCAGTAAAAGTTTTTCATTAAAGTCATGATATATAATACAAATTAACGAtcattttttcattttctaTATCTACTGCTTTTAGAAGAAGGCTTCGGTATAGATTGCTTTACCCTAGGTAATTTGAAAGTCCCCTTGGGACGCCCCCTACCACGAGGCCTATTGTCTCCCTCCAATACGTTAATAGTCCTTCTCTTGACAGAAGAAGATcttgtttttgaacaaattcGACTCGCATATCTATCT is from Candida orthopsilosis Co 90-125, chromosome 1 draft sequence and encodes:
- a CDS encoding Pth2 protein (S. cerevisiae homolog PTH2 has aminoacyl-tRNA hydrolase activity, has role in negative regulation of proteasomal ubiquitin-dependent protein catabolic process and localizes to mitochondrial outer membrane); this encodes MSNFGIAILSISVLSFVTGFYTSQFFQSSSSRASKWPQSFDLAARRHQDETDEEDEKEEEDLDINSLALNDIPGEVRMTLVVRQDLKMGKGKAAAQCSHATLSLYKKITNPNSDAYNPQMVRRWEYGNGQAKITLQVPNQEEMDMLYAQAISLGINACIIHDAGRTQIAAGSATVLGLGPAPKKVLDQITGELKLY
- a CDS encoding Ybl055c protein (S. cerevisiae homolog YBL055C has endonuclease activity, 3'-5'-exodeoxyribonuclease has role in DNA fragmentation involved in apoptotic nuclear change, cellular response to oxidative stress and localizes to cytoplasm) → MNQLCKRLIRNMSWRPRYFDIGVNFSDPMFQGCYNGSTNPKHPCDIEDVISRAHLFNVDRMLITASTIKESRDHFRLCEKYRNQFNSTAGVHPCSVASEFYVKEGDSYTEELRSDVDEKLAELRRILVDGYQSGNVKAFGEIGLDYDRLHYSSKRQQLHMFKRQLDILHELDFNLPLFLHMRAACDDFIQIIKPYIDDGTVKNGVVHSFTGTEEELNKLLDLGFYIGLNGCSLKTEENLDVASKIPVQKLMIETDAPWCEIRKSHASYKLISPYPNKFYPEIETGQLNEAKSQFKLDDNLPFPAIKKEHYTKHADFVQKRIEDYRDDTSTETRIGLLSKPMIKSRNEPVQVGHVAEVLCKLRGITDDSAIENFIDTVFDNSVKVFH